A single genomic interval of Cucumis sativus cultivar 9930 chromosome 5, Cucumber_9930_V3, whole genome shotgun sequence harbors:
- the LOC101209716 gene encoding AT-hook motif nuclear-localized protein 22, with amino-acid sequence MDSHSLPPPFHTRDFHLQQHPFHTNTNNNNSEEEHSTTTTRLKRDRDDDTNNSNPNSAGDPTPDGEITRRPRGRPAGSKNKPKPPIIITRDSANALRTHVIEVTDGCDIVDSVATFARRRQRGVCIMSGTGTVTNVTLRQPASPGAIVNLHGRFEILSLAGSFLPPPAPPAATTLTIYLAGGQGQVVGGSVVGTLIASGPVVIMAASFSNAAYERLPLEEDDQPQLPSLQGGGGIGSPDEVGQSQITAQTAHHQQQQQNQQQQQQLLNDGNAPLFHGLPPNLLNSIQMPPSESPYWATARPPY; translated from the coding sequence ATGGATTCCCACTCCCTTCCCCCTCCTTTCCACACCCGTGATTTCCATCTCCAACAACATCCATTCCACACCAacaccaacaacaacaattcCGAAGAAGAACATAGCACCACCACCACCCGTCTCAAACGCGACCGTGATGACGACACCAACAACTCCAACCCCAACTCCGCTGGCGACCCCACCCCCGACGGAGAAATCACTCGTCGCCCTAGAGGACGCCCTGCTGGATCCAAAAACAAACCTAAACCCCCCATTATCATTACTCGCGACAGCGCCAACGCTCTCCGTACTCACGTCATCGAAGTCACCGATGGCTGTGACATCGTCGATAGCGTCGCTACCTTCGCTAGACGTCGTCAACGTGGTGTTTGTATTATGAGTGGTACTGGTACGGTTACAAACGTTACTCTCCGTCAACCCGCTTCCCCCGGTGCAATTGTCAACTTACATGGCCGCTTCGAGATCTTATCTCTTGCCGGCTCGTTTCTTCCTCCTCCTGCTCCTCCAGCGGCTACTACTTTGACTATTTATCTCGCTGGTGGTCAAGGGCAAGTCGTCGGTGGTAGCGTTGTTGGTACTTTGATCGCTTCTGGTCCTGTCGTTATTATGGCTGCTTCCTTTAGTAACGCGGCGTATGAACGGCTTCCATTGGAGGAAGACGATCAACCACAGCTTCCGTCGCTGCAAGGCGGCGGGGGAATTGGATCACCGGATGAAGTTGGGCAGTCACAAATAACGGCGCAAACGGCACATCATCAACAACAGCAACAGAATCAACAACAACAGCAGCAACTACTTAACGATGGGAATGCGCCGTTATTTCACGGTTTGCCTCCGAATCTCttgaattcaattcaaatgCCACCGTCGGAATCACCGTATTGGGCAACTGCCCGTCCTCCCTACTAA